A genomic region of Chitinimonas arctica contains the following coding sequences:
- a CDS encoding phage terminase large subunit family protein, producing MIPNLQQALRLASKVWAPPRRITVSQWADEALYLSPEDSAEAGKFRTDRAPYQRGIMDAFHAEGVEEVAVMASSQVGKTLIFKAVIGCFIAEDPSPILVVQPTVEMAEVFSKDRLAPMIRDTPALRGKVLEAKSRDSGNTILKKNFPGGHITLIGANAPAGLASRPIRIVLFDEVDRYPDSAGTEGDPVNLGRKRTITFRSRKKIGMFSTPGIKGKSRIERAWLRSDQRRYHVPCPQCSHMHVLRWANMLFDPAQPELARMVCPQNGCVITDADKPAMLASGQWIAGNPGSHIAGFHLNELYSPWRLFSEVVTEYLSAQGNPEELKTWWNTSMGEPYEEAGEQADAEGLAKRRESYDAQTLPADVLVVTAGVDTHPDRLEVELVGWGMGEESWGIEPIVLHGATVEPDVWQRLDALLATVRCQTEDGRTLRVMATCIDSGGHSVQQVYEFCTPRAARNIWAIKGQGGARPVWPKRQSKSKKYQGHILRMIGVDTAKDAIYARFNITESGKAGYCHFSLAYDEDWFTQATVEKRLTKTDKRGQEIRIWEKPAGARNEALDCRAYAYAALQGLKIERRLVLARRTIVPAYEAPDPVVPLTPPPPARPVETTARTPRAPPTPGASRLPARRTVHSGYLKR from the coding sequence ATGATCCCGAACCTGCAACAAGCCTTGCGCCTAGCCTCGAAGGTGTGGGCGCCGCCGAGGCGGATCACGGTCAGCCAGTGGGCTGACGAAGCGCTTTACCTCTCGCCCGAGGATAGTGCCGAGGCCGGCAAGTTCCGCACGGATCGCGCCCCCTATCAGCGCGGCATCATGGATGCCTTTCATGCAGAGGGCGTCGAGGAAGTCGCCGTAATGGCTTCCTCTCAGGTCGGCAAAACGCTGATCTTCAAAGCCGTCATTGGCTGCTTTATTGCGGAAGACCCGTCGCCCATTCTGGTCGTGCAACCGACAGTCGAGATGGCCGAGGTGTTTTCCAAGGACCGCTTGGCGCCGATGATCCGGGACACGCCGGCCCTTCGCGGCAAGGTGCTGGAAGCCAAGAGCCGTGACAGCGGCAATACCATCCTCAAGAAGAATTTTCCGGGCGGCCATATCACCCTGATCGGCGCCAATGCGCCGGCCGGCCTGGCAAGCCGCCCCATCCGCATCGTGCTGTTCGACGAAGTGGACCGTTATCCGGACTCCGCCGGTACCGAAGGCGACCCCGTCAACCTGGGCCGCAAGCGCACGATTACCTTCCGGTCCCGTAAAAAGATCGGGATGTTCAGTACGCCTGGCATCAAGGGCAAGAGCCGTATCGAACGGGCCTGGCTGCGCTCGGATCAGCGCCGCTATCACGTACCTTGCCCGCAATGCAGCCATATGCACGTCCTGCGCTGGGCCAATATGCTGTTCGACCCAGCGCAGCCCGAGCTGGCACGGATGGTCTGTCCGCAAAACGGCTGCGTCATCACCGATGCCGACAAGCCGGCTATGTTGGCAAGCGGTCAATGGATTGCCGGCAATCCTGGCAGTCACATCGCCGGCTTTCACCTGAACGAGCTGTACTCGCCTTGGCGCTTGTTTTCCGAAGTCGTCACCGAATACCTCAGCGCCCAGGGCAATCCCGAGGAGCTGAAGACGTGGTGGAATACCTCCATGGGCGAGCCCTACGAGGAAGCGGGCGAGCAGGCCGACGCCGAAGGTCTGGCGAAGCGGCGTGAAAGCTATGATGCCCAGACCCTGCCAGCCGACGTGCTGGTGGTGACCGCTGGCGTCGATACCCATCCCGACCGTTTGGAAGTCGAACTGGTCGGCTGGGGCATGGGCGAAGAATCGTGGGGGATCGAGCCCATCGTGTTGCATGGTGCCACCGTCGAGCCGGATGTCTGGCAGCGGCTGGATGCATTGCTGGCGACCGTGCGTTGCCAAACCGAAGACGGCCGAACCCTGCGGGTGATGGCAACCTGTATCGACTCGGGCGGTCATTCGGTCCAGCAGGTCTACGAGTTCTGCACGCCCCGCGCCGCTCGCAATATCTGGGCGATCAAGGGCCAAGGTGGTGCCCGGCCGGTCTGGCCCAAGCGGCAAAGCAAATCGAAGAAGTATCAGGGCCATATCCTGCGCATGATCGGCGTGGACACGGCTAAGGACGCCATCTACGCCCGCTTCAATATCACCGAATCGGGCAAGGCCGGCTACTGCCACTTCTCGCTGGCCTACGACGAAGACTGGTTCACCCAGGCCACCGTCGAAAAGCGCCTCACCAAGACCGACAAGCGCGGCCAAGAGATCCGTATTTGGGAGAAGCCGGCCGGCGCCCGCAATGAGGCGCTCGATTGCCGTGCTTATGCCTATGCGGCCCTCCAGGGCTTGAAGATCGAACGGCGCTTAGTGTTGGCACGTCGCACCATCGTGCCGGCTTACGAAGCACCTGACCCCGTTGTCCCACTCACCCCACCGCCGCCCGCCCGGCCCGTTGAAACCACGGCACGAACGCCCCGCGCCCCACCCACCCCTGGGGCGAGTCGTTTGCCAGCGCGGCGGACTGTGCACTCCGGCTATCTCAAGCGATAG